Proteins from a genomic interval of Neodiprion lecontei isolate iyNeoLeco1 chromosome 2, iyNeoLeco1.1, whole genome shotgun sequence:
- the LOC107225816 gene encoding uncharacterized protein LOC107225816 → MSFFARQPSVLILSVMVLGAMNAQVTQRSGFANHRLSDQYRRHKAQHDHPARTVDVLEEARRTLSNLSPAARRFLFSPTIQNTITNLNSNTNTQGIPTFGDSIESDQKSPQILGYVNPHTGVVEYDLRGHVRKITFLIG, encoded by the exons ATGTCGTTTTTCGCACGCCAGCCCAGCGTTCTGATCCTTAGCGTTATGGTACTAGGCGCCATGAATGCTCAG GTTACGCAACGATCCGGATTTGCGAATCACCGGCTTTCGGACCAATATCGAAGACACAAAGCGCAGCACGATCACCCTGCGCGTACAGTCGA CGTGCTCGAAGAAGCCAGGAGAACGCTATCGAATCTCAGCCCTGCAGCGAGACGCTTTCTCTTCAGTCCAACGATACAGAACACGATAACAAACTTAAATAGCAATACGAACACTCAGGGAATTCCGACTTTCGGTGACAGCATAGAGTCCGATCAAAAATCGCC GCAAATACTGGGATACGTCAATCCTCACACGGGGGTCGTGGAATATGACCTCAGAGGACATGTGAGGAAAATTACCTTCTTAATAGGATAA
- the LOC124293143 gene encoding uncharacterized protein LOC124293143, protein MKYFLVLFIAIAVGIESRSLSPYSSLEEAVRAHSEPPIESPFDISTIEMLPATEDTNSFNGAPLREPENDIEMKITIGPEDPRSFIISQIEKFEKLATEFAHGDHGEQAQLPNPDLQTEWLSQKLKFILDEVSAEKSSSIKPTVNSVAEPKTPSLRVLETGISFTNLVDSVEKFEIYDQDRQGDVGHVKSRYEDSSDPISPIQDRVPGLEVMDFYSSDKTNETNFSEELDAILTDLKKQVDRMRKYFERVCKSVILDREE, encoded by the exons ATGAAGTATTTTCTCGTCTTATTCATCGCCATAGCTGTAGGG ATAGAGTCTCGATCTCTGAGCCCATATTCAAGTTTGGAAGAAGCAG TCAGAGCGCACTCCGAACCTCCAATAGAGAGTCCATTCGACATTTCGACGATAGAGATGCTGCCAGCTACAGAAGACACTAACTCCTTTAATGGCGCACCCCTAAGGGAACCGGAAAACGatatagaaatgaaaattacaattgGGCCAGAAGATCCGAGGTCATTTATTATCTCGCagattgaaaagtttgaaaaattggcgaCGGAATTTGCGCATGGAGATCACGGAGAACAAGCG CAGCTCCCAAATCCCGATTTGCAGACAGAGTGGCTGAGCCAGAAGCTCAAGTTCATTCTGGATGAAGTTTCTGCAGAAAAAAGCTCGAGTATCAAGCCTACCGTCAACAGTGTCGCTGAACCGAAAACCCCGTCTTTGCGCGTATTAGAAACCGGCATCAGCTTCACGAACCTTGTTGACTccgttgaaaaattcgaaatctaCGACCAGGACCGCCAAGGCGATGTCGGACACGTGAAATCCA GGTATGAGGATTCATCCGACCCTATTTCTCCGATTCAGGACCGTGTTCCTGGCCTAGAGGTCATGGATTTTTACAGCAGTGATAAGACGAACGAGACAAATTTTTCCGAGGAGCTGGACGCAATTCTTACCGATCTAAAGAAGCAGGTCGACAGGATGCGAAAGTACTTCGAGAGGGTTTGCAAGTCAGTGATTCTTGACcgagaagaataa